A region from the Drosophila ananassae strain 14024-0371.13 chromosome 2L, ASM1763931v2, whole genome shotgun sequence genome encodes:
- the LOC6498986 gene encoding uncharacterized protein LOC6498986: MKVFATVIFCILIANEARGQNARCYNPNQRPGLCVHINQCQTLYSVLSQARLSDLEKQFLKNSACGMGADNRPYVCCTRDTGYVRSRRLTNFPDYEGFGGDWEDERPSTFAFPNQRGDASWSFGNQQSSNDRASFQSPATGDGSSLLPQPPTCGGVEIVNRIYGGEDTNLNEFPWMTLLEYRLRSGNGVAAKCAGSLINQRYVLTAAHCLTGRIVKEIGPLVSVRLGEHDTRTAVDCPPNGGNCAAAAQRLGYEEIRVHEGYKERSPNQIHDIGLIRLDRSVRYSDSIKPICLPSAVGVEPRQAGQSFTVSGWGRTLRSAASPIKQKVTVKLVEPARCRQKFSQIKINVESTQLCAGGQFAQDSCDGDSGGPLMRFWGDSWVLEGVVSFGYKCGLKDWPGVYTSVAAYDIWIRQNISYMQLSTVNPIWIYLAITSVTAVDFDMEKELPGCDIPNEMKRGVCVKVSQCAAYLQVRNVTNLPAEKVNFLKKVQCNVEQQSETSGEFESLVCCPANGQDYLYPVLQFSKFEYRRFLDVTARFKKKKLKRRIQTVEPSSGFNLLNECGKQVTNRIYGGEIAELDEYPWLALLVYNSNDYGCSGALIDDRHILTAAHCVQGEGVRERNGLKHVRLGEFNVKTEPDCIEEPNYLSCADAALDISFDKIYVHPDYKEYSNYKYNDIAIIRLKHPVSFTHFVMPICLPNKTEPLKLTEGQMFSVSGWGRTDLFNKYFINIHSPIKLKLRIPYVSNENCTKVLDAHGVRLGPKQLCAGGEFAKDTCAGDSGGPLMYFDRQKSRWVAYGVVSYGFTQCGMAGKPAVYTNVAEYTEWIEGVIQQKKNNSQTTQQAQLESQHQLLLP, translated from the exons atgaaagtgtTCGCGACGGTTATATTTTGCATTCTTATTGCTAACGAGGCCAGAGGCCAGA ATGCCCGGTGCTATAACCCAAACCAGAGGCCTGGACTTTGTGTTCACATTAACCAGTGCCAGACCCTGTATTCGGTGCTGAGCCAGGCCAGATTGTCCGACCTGGAGAAGCAGTTCCTCAAGAACTCCGCCTGCGGAATGGGCGCCGATAATCGTCCTTATGTCTGTTGTACGCGGGACACAGGATATGTGCGGAGCAGGCGATTGACCAACTTCCCGGATTACGAGGGTTTCGGTGGCGATTGGGAGGACGAGAGACCCTCGACCTTTGCCTTTCCCAATCAGAGAGGTGATGCTTCTTGGAGTTTTGGCAATCAACAGAGCAGCAACGACAGAGCCTCCTTCCAAAGCCCCGCCACTGGAGATGGCTCCTCTCTGTTGCCCCAGCCTCCAACCTGCGGGGGCGTGGAAATCGTTAATCGGATTTATGGAGGCGAGGATACCAATCTTAATGAATTCCCTTGGATGACGTTGTTGGAGTATCGTCTACGGAGTGGAAATGGCGTCGCAGCAAAATGTGCAGGATCCCTGATTAATCAGAGATATGTCCTTACGGCTGCCCATTGTCTTACCGGAAGGATCGTAAAGGAGATTGGACCTCT tgtctCGGTAAGATTGGGCGAGCATGACACACGCACCGCAGTGGACTGTCCTCCCAATGGTGGAAACTGCGCTGCGGCCGCCCAGAGATTGGGCTATGAGGAGATCCGGGTCCACGAAGGCTACAAAGAGAGGTCTCCCAACCAGATCCACGATATTGGACTAATCCGACTGGATCGGAGTGTACGCTATTCGGACAGTATTAAGCCCATCTGTTTGCCCTCGGCTGTGGGCGTAGAACCCCGCCAGGCGGGTCAATCCTTCACAGTATCCGGCTGGGGACGCACTCTGAGATCGGCCGCGAGTCCCATTAAGCAAAAGGTCACTGTTAAGTTGGTGGAACCAGCCCGTTGCCGGCAGAAGTTCTCCCAGATCAAGATCAACGTGGAGTCGACTCAACTGTGCGCTGGCGGACAATTCGCACAGGACAGCTGCGATGGAGACTCCGGCGGGCCTCTGATGCGATTCTGGGGAGATTCCTGGGTCCTGGAGGGCGTTGTGTCCTTCGGCTACAAGTGCGGCCTTAAAGACTGGCCTGGTGTTTACACAAGTGTGGCTGCCTATGATATCTGGATCAGGCAAAATATTAG TTACATGCAGCTCAGTACGGTCAACCCGATATGGATATATCTCGCAATTACTTCGGTTACGGCCGTGGATTTCGATATGGAAAAGGAGCTGCCGGGCTGCGATATTCCCAACGAAATGAAAAGGGGAGTGTGCGTGAAGGTCAGCCAATGCGCGGCGTATCTGCAGGTGCGAAATGTCACTAACTTGCCGGCGGAGAAGGTGAATTTCCTCAAAAAAGTTCAGTGCAACGTGGAACAACAGAGTGAGACTTCGGGTGAATTCGAGTCGCTAGTTTGTTGTCCAGCAAATGGCCAGGACTATCTGTATCCTGTCCTTCAATTCTCCAAGTTCGAATACAGGCGATTTCTGGATGTTACTGCCAGGtttaaaaagaagaaactGAAGCGGAGAATCCAGACCGTAGAGCCTAGTTCTGGCTTTAATCTATTGAACGAGTGTGGCAAGCAGGTGACGAATCGCATTTACGGCGGGGAGATTGCAGAACTGGATGAGTATCCTTGGCTGGCATTGCTCGTTTATAATTCAA ATGACTATGGCTGCAGTGGAGCCTTGATCGATGATCGCCATATCCTGACAGCAGCTCATTGTGTGCAGGGCGAAGGTGTACGAGAACGCAATGGACT AAAACATGTTCGTTTGGGCGAGTTTAATGTTAAAACCGAGCCCGATTGCATTGAAGAACCAAACTATTTAAGCTGTGCCGACGCCGCCTTGGACATAAGTTTCGATAAGATTTATGTTCATCCCGACTACAAGGAGTACTCCAACTACAAGTACAATGACATTGCCATTATTCGACTGAAACATCCAGTTTCCTTTACGCATTTTGTAATGCCAATATGTTTGCCCAACAAAACAGAGCCTCTAAAGTTGACGGAGGGCCAGATGTTTTCCGTTTCCGGTTGGGGTCGTACGGATTTGT TCAACAAGTACTTCATCAACATACACAGTCCGATAAAGTTAAAACTGCGTATTCCTTACGTCTCGAATGAGAACTGCACCAAAGTCCTGGATGCCCACGGCGTTAGACTTGGCCCAAAGCAACTCTGTGCTGGCGGAGAGTTCGCAAAGGACACGTGTGCCGGGGACTCCGGAGGACCTCTGATGTACTTCGATCGCCAGAAGTCGCGGTGGGTGGCCTACGGTGTGGTCAGCTACGGGTTCACGCAGTGTGGAATGGCCGGAAAGCCGGCCGTTTATACAAACGTGGCCGAATATACGGAGTGGATCGAAGGTGTTATCCAGCAGAAAAAGAATAATAGCCAAACGACGCAACAGGCCCAGTTGGAATCCCAGCACCAGCTGCTGCTCCCTTGA
- the LOC6501598 gene encoding uncharacterized PE-PGRS family protein PE_PGRS20, with the protein MKNSVILLLVVALVGQHQISAKSLISSPPVVTSSSDNSSSVTKSTDTELTCACSCSSDKKSPSNVAGSIAGGVANAAHDVAGSAGAIAHDIGRTAGIIGHNVASAAGNAAHDIAGSAGTIAHDIGRTAGIIGQNIGGAAGNAAHDIAGSAGTIAHDIGNAAGSIGQAAGNAAGNAAHDIAGSANTVAHDIGNAAGNIGQAAGNAAGSIAGAAGNAAHDVAGSAGTIAHDIGNAAGNIGQAAGNAAGSIAGAAGNAAGSIAGAAGTVGHDIGKAAANAAGSIAGAAGNAAHDIAGSAGTAAHDIGKAAGSIGQAVGNAAGSAAHDIAGSAGTVAHDIGNAAGDVAGAAGNAAGSIAGAAGSGAHDVAGSAGTIAHDIGNAAGNAAHDIAGSAGTVGHDIGNAAGSIGQAAGNAAHDIAGAAGTIYHDAGRAAGNIGNDIGNSAGNIASSIANAFGNGVNSAANAASNAAGTVAHVSSHVAGDLGNAASNIFGHIGNTAGNVAGHIANTAGNVAGDIGNAAGNVINGAANTASNVAGDIGNTAGNIAGDIGNAAGNIASDAANAANNIIHSITGIF; encoded by the exons atGAAGAATTCAGTGATTTTGCTGTTGGTGGTTGCCCTGGTGGGTCAACACCAAATCAGCGCCAAAAGCCTGATCAGTTCTCCCCCAGTAGTG ACATCTTCATCGGATAATTCTAGTAGCGTTACCAAAAGTACTGACACAGAATTAACCTGTGCCTGCTCCTGTTCCAGTGATAAAAAAAGCCCCTCCAATGTTGCAGGAAGCATTGCTGGTGGAGTAGCCAATGCTGCTCATGATGTAGCTGGATCTGCAGGAGCTATTGCCCATGATattggaagaactgctgggaTTATAGGACACAATGTTGCTAGTGCTGCCGGCAATGCCGCCCACGATATTGCAGGATCAGCGGGAACTATCGCTCATGACATTGGTAGGACTGCCGGCATAATTGGACAAAACATTGGAGGAGCCGCCGGAAATGCTGCTCATGACATTGCAGGTTCTGCAGGAACTATCGCTCATGATATTGGAAATGCTGCAGGAAGTATTGGTCAAGCTGCCGGAAATGCAGCAGGAAATGCTGCCCACGATATTGCTGGATCGGCTAATACTGTCGCCCACGATATTGGAAACGCTGCTGGAAATATTGGTCAAGCTGCGGGAAATGCTGCAGGAAGCATAGCTGGAGCTGCGGGAAATGCTGCTCATGATGTTGCAGGATCTGCTGGTACCATCGCCCACGATATTGGAAACGCTGCTGGAAATATAGGTCAAGCTGCGGGAAATGCTGCAGGAAGCATTGCTGGAGCTGCAGGAAATGCGGCTGGAAGCATTGCAGGAGCTGCTGGAACCGTCGGACATGACATTGGTAAAGCTGCTGCAAATGCTGCAGGAAGCATAGCTGGAGCTGCCGGAAATGCAGCTCATGATATTGCAGGATCGGCTGGAACTGCCGCCCATGACATTGGAAAAGCTGCTGGAAGTATTGGTCAAGCTGTGGGAAATGCTGCTGGAAGTGCTGCCCACGATATTGCAGGATCTGCGGGAACTGTCGCCCATGACATTGGAAATGCTGCTGGAGATGTAGCCGGAGCTGCGGGAAATGCGGCAGGAAGCATTGCAGGAGCTGCGGGAAGTGGTGCTCATGATGTTGCAGGATCCGCTGGAACCATCGCCCACGATATTGGAAATGCTGCAGGAAATGCTGCCCATGATATTGCAGGATCTGCGGGAACTGTTGGTCATGACATTGGAAATGCTGCTGGAAGTATTGGTCAAGCTGCGGGAAATGCTGCTCATGAtattgcaggagctgcaggaacTATTTATCACGATGCTGGGAGAGCTGCGGGAAATATTGGCAACGACATTGGAAATTCCGCTGGCAATATCGCGAGTAGCATAGCCAATGCTTTTGGAAATGGAGTCAATTCCGCCGCGAACGCCGCCAGCAATGCAGCTGGAACTGTTGCTCATGTCTCGAGCCATGTTGCAGGTGATCTTGGTAATGCTGCTTCCAATATTTTCGGACATATTGGCAATACGGCTGGCAATGTCGCTGGACATATTGCTAATACAGCTGGCAATGTTGCTGGTGATATTGGCAATGCCGCTGGCAACGTCATCAATGGGGCGGCTAATACTGCCAGCAATGTGGCAGGAGATATTGGCAATACTGCCGGCAACATTGCAGGCGATATTGGCAATGCGGCCGGAAATATTGCCAGTGATGCTGCAAATGCGGCAAACAATATTATTCACTCCATTACTGGTATATTTTAG